Within Oreochromis niloticus isolate F11D_XX linkage group LG2, O_niloticus_UMD_NMBU, whole genome shotgun sequence, the genomic segment AGAGATCATCATTGTTTGCAACATAGTTTCATCCAAAGCTGAGGTGAAGGTCACCTTTCACAGGGCAGGGAGGTTTTCCAGTGCTACTGGCTACCCGTACCTCAGCATTTCTGTCTTTCCCTTTAGGCCTGAAACTATTGATTCCTGAGCAGTGTTGACATACAAGACCAAATATAGACATGGTAAGTGGACAAGAGCTTGGTCATCTGGCCTTGTATCATGTTGGCTATAATCAAACTGCAGACCAGATCTTGTATCAGTGCAGCAGAATGAATTGTGGATAGAGTGAGGCTGCCATCTGCCACCATGTGAGCCCTGCGCAACATAAAGACAGCAGTGTAGAGTGTCAGTGCTACCTGCGGCACCTTGATATACCTGAAGGCATCTTTCCATAATGACTTTGTAAAATTATTTAATGTTAAACACAAACTAACTCTTACCTCTTTTAAATTTTGGGCACCAGTGGAAACAGACTGCACTTATAGGGAGAGGGATGCATAGAAATCAACTTAATGTTATTAAATTCACTTTACCGCCCTTCTTAAGAACCGTGATTAGTTTAGTTAAAGTCTGTTGCTAGGGGCTTGTGTTTGTGGCCTGTTGCCACGTGGGTGAAGCTTTACAGCTGTCCTGAGGAGTGATGTTAAGCAGAGCATATACAGTGGCTTCTGTAGCTGGGCGGAGAGCACAATTTGGCTGACAGCCTCAATGCAGCAGTAACCTCgagagcagctgctgcagtTTAATTTTTCAGTAGTACATAGGCTGTTTTTGTGAAGATCTTATTATTACGAGATCATAATGCTGAtatttttcatcctttttgaGCTATTGTATATTAGACGGTCTGATGTGTAAAAGTTCTGTGTGCAACCCGACCCTGTCTACTTTCCCGCCCCTGCACAAACAGGCAGgcaacatacacacactctgATCTGTTGGGGGTGAGACAGGTGGAAATACTCAGCTGCTGTCACTGCTGCTACACCACTCCACTACTCTCACCATGCAAGAGGTGTGGGTTGAGATAATGCATTGTTAGAGAATGGGACACAAAGTGCAAATTTATTAACTGCAAAAAAGTAAAGTGTGTggttaaaaaaaggttttacaacTGGTCTGGTCTGGAGGTGAGCAGCATATGCAAAGTCATAGCAAAGCCAGGCCCACTGCTGTTTCAAGCCATCTGCAAAATGCAAGCTGTGGCTAAAAAAGTCAGATTGTTTTCTCTCATACTAGCTTTTCGTTTTTAGTCTCCTTTTTTCTACAGAAAAGCTACACTGGTATGTTGACATGTAACATGAAGAATGCTCACACGTTTGgttgtgttagcatgctagcattTGGTTAATAATTGGCACAGAAATGTAGTGGCAAAAATGAGAGGAATTTATCCTGATGGGGACATTAATGTATCAAATTTCATGGATGTGGACTAAAAACCCAATATTTTAATGACACATGGCAGTAGAGGAAAACTGTATGAAGCAGCAAAGTCACTGGAATTCATGACTCTTTGTATCAAGTTTCATAGCAGTCCATTTAACAGTTTTAAAATCCAATCTCCTGAATCACGTTGCTAATATAGCAAATAATCAAAACTACTAATGTAGTATATTTATGTTGTATCAGGAATTGTAGACCCTTGTTGTTGCTCTTGGCTGGTAGCTGGTGGCCTCACTTCTGTAACCACAGACCAgtgctgtatttatttttttattcagttaATTATTAAAAGACTCCTTTGACCTAACCATACCGAACAACAGAAATCTTGTTTCAGATGTACTTTGCGCAAAGAGGACTGATATCATATGTTCTTGTCACTTGTCAAAGAGTAGCATGTCTGTGTTATTTGTTCTTATCTTAACTGAAAATGTTTCATGTTTGAAATTGACTTGAACTGTTCACTCTTTCAGGTGTTCAGAGGTACAATAGCAGACGCTTCCGATTTTGACCCCACCGCTGATGCCGAGGCCCTTTACAATGCTATGAAAGGCATTGGTGAGTGCCCCGCTCCTCTGTGATTCTTGGCCACGGAGGTGTAAAGGTCATCGTTTGTCCTCCCCACTAGTCAGCTGAATCATCACTTGACGAATTTCCCGATGTTGTCTAAGATGAGTTTTTAGGTCGTTGttgaaaatgtttcttttctgtttctcaggaAGTGACAAAGAGGCCATCTTGGACCTGGTAACCTCTCGAAGCAATGCGCAAAGGCAAGAAGTCATCGCAGCTTACAAAAGCAACTTTGGACAggtaaacaaatacatttttaaatgctacagctgtggtcagaagtttacttGGCATTCATGTGTTAATTTGAATGATCTAATGATTCATTTTAACAATTAGGTTGGAATAAATGTAGAGCATACATATTTAATGGGTTTAAAATAAGAATTAGGTGCACAATTTTGGATTTATTTTGGAGTGTCTTTAATCCACATAGGGTCAAATATATACATAGactcaaatatatacaaatatttacTCAAATCTTTAATAAGTGGTGCCGAAGGTTCTGCAATATGTTACAAGGCCTCTTATCATCTTATTAGTCATCATGATTGACTACAACTGGTAGTTTCTCCTTGACAGCATAGAAAGGATTTATTTGACAGCGGTCATTATATTGACCAATAATCAGAGCAATGCGAGAGTCTAAGAAACTCAGTGACGATCTAAGAAGGACAATTGTAGATTTACGCAAGTTGGAAAGGTCTCCTGGAGCAATTTCTAACCAGCTGCAGATTCCAGGATCATCACTACAAACAACTGTGCGTAAAGTTATTCACATGTGTCACCCTTTTGTCAAGGGAGTAGACCAAATCTGCCATTCTCAGAACCCAGGAACCACCGAGGCTCAAGCctgccatgaactggaaactgtTGGAACACCAGCATCACTGTCTCCAATGAAGAGAGTTTGAAATCACCACAGACCGAGAGGATAGTGAGCATCTACTCCAAAATCAGCACCTTCAAGCTTGACTGAAATTTGCATACCCTCGTAGAAAAGTCAAATACTTTCTCGAGAAATCTTTATGGTTAGATGAGACAAAGATTTAGTTATCTGGCCAAAATGATAAGAGGTATGTTTGAAGGAGTAAAGCCGAGgcacccaattcttgtttttgtttaagccattaaagatgtatgccaTATAGTCATTTCACCATGGGAAAATAACAGCTCAAAGAAATTATTGAAAGCCCAAAATGACCAGACATTTACGCCCATGATGAGTATATGTGAACATCTGAGCACAACTGTAATTTCCAGACATTGCTTAGACACTTTAAAAGCTTAAGATAGCAATTTTGAGTCCAGCATCACTGAAATTCTCTTTCATCAGGACCTGATTGATGATCTCAAATATGAGCTCACGGGAAAATTTGAGCGCCTCATTGTCAGTCTGATGAGAACCCCGGCCTACCACGATGCCAAAGAAATCCATGATGCAATCAAAGTAAGCCAAAAATGTGATTCGCTCTCACTCCGTATTAAATGAGGCAGAAACTCTTTCACATCCGCCTTCGTACTCTGTTTTAAGGGTACTGGAACAAATGAGAGATGCCTGATTGAAGTACTGGCTTCAAGgaacaacaaacaaatacatGACATGGTTGCAGCATACAAGGACGGTAAGATGTTTTATCTAAGATGTCACTTGAATTACGCATCGGATAGTATTTATAACTGTCATCTGTGTACCCAGCCTATGGCAGAGACCTGGAGGAGGATGTAATCGCAGACACTTCAGGCCACTTTAAGAAGATGCTGGTTGTTTTACTTCAGGTGACTAAGTAGGAAACTCAAACACACTTTGATCACTGTGCCTTTAAACTCTGACTAATCTGCAGTCTGTTGTTTTGATTCAATACTTCTAGGGGACCAGAGATGAGTCAGGAGTAGTGGATGCAGACCTGGTTCAGCAGGATGCCCAAGTAAGCATTTTATAGCCAACATAAAAGCTAAACATGCATATGCTGTTTGACTTTACACAGCCTTTGTTTGAAGAATACTTGAAGTGTCCTGTTGTAAGAGcatccttttctttccttttaaaGTATCATATTGGTAGCAGTGCTGAATGACCTCTGTTGCTTTAAATCAGTATTGTGCTGACATGTGGAAGCGCTGCAGCTATGAGTTTAGCAAGAGTTCAGCAAATgtgtatgcattttttttttattaaggcTAAACATAAAAGCTCATGTCAATCAAGAATTTTTAGGCATCCAGGATAGTGCAGTGGGTATTTGGCTTATTAAGGTCAGTACAGCTTCCTGTGACACTAAGATAAACCTTGGACCAAGGTTGTTATAGTTAACTAAAACTcaactaaaaaataaatgtagatgtgaaaaaacattttaac encodes:
- the anxa6 gene encoding annexin A6 isoform X3, coding for MVFRGTIADASDFDPTADAEALYNAMKGIGSDKEAILDLVTSRSNAQRQEVIAAYKSNFGQDLIDDLKYELTGKFERLIVSLMRTPAYHDAKEIHDAIKGTGTNERCLIEVLASRNNKQIHDMVAAYKDAYGRDLEEDVIADTSGHFKKMLVVLLQGTRDESGVVDADLVQQDAQDLYAAGEEQWGTDEAKFIMILGNRSVTHLRMVFDEYEKIAEMSIEDSIKNELSGDFERLMLAVVQCIRSIPMFFAKRLYKSMKGLGTADNTLIRIMISRSEIDMLDIRECFRLRYEKSLYNMIKDDTSGDYKRTLLNLCGGDDD